Genomic DNA from Lepeophtheirus salmonis chromosome 9, UVic_Lsal_1.4, whole genome shotgun sequence:
ttagaaagaactttcaacgaggaactgtttttctaTGGTTTGAACTCatatttcccaaggttggaaatggaaaatttggaacaggcgaaacacttggctgacttttcaacctcgtcatattctagccacgggaacttacggaaccaatcatattgaaagtctctggagtatttgtcatctatctgaggactgtatgtttgtaacttgggctgtagaggatgatctctctcgactttagccacagtttcccgctcagtctccactctggttctggtctggatgtccttccgctttggctcccgcccggtaagtttcgggtcacccagctggctcgtgaagacgacagggtactctgggcctccgtccacaaactccatctcctcattcttgctcttctcacctccctggacattgtcgctagtctcagagtcctctgcagagggaatattgttgttgttgactacagagagctgctcgggagagaagattggtccgatatcgagattaggaagtcttattccatgataaatc
This window encodes:
- the LOC139906410 gene encoding uncharacterized protein isoform X2, whose product is MYHRKRKTHFNRELVICSICQKEIQKDNFNDHKVKLHKNDPSCKYQVKIDHKKQKTLNFAVKKTSSATSSSSVTASSCPDDPAPVEALLPEPRSEKSVSAEEKVTADTENNGDSSNYPSGRIYHGIRLPNLDIGPIFSPEQLSVVNNNNIPSAEDSETSDNVQGGEKSKNEEMEFVDGGPEYPVVFTSQLGDPKLTGREPKRKDIQTRTRVETERETVAKVERDHPLQPKLQTYSPQIDDKYSRDFQYDWFRKFPWLEYDEVEKSAKCFACSKFSISNLGKYEFKP